Proteins encoded within one genomic window of Bradyrhizobium sp. 186:
- a CDS encoding MarR family winged helix-turn-helix transcriptional regulator: protein MEVESPTLGFLLHEVARLLRKRFEQISRESGLTRSQWQALAYLAQNEGINQSGLAELLDIEPITLSRILDKLEACVLIERHPDSSDRRVRILRLAPAARPKLTQARKLGDITRREALTGLSEADGLRLLETLKVLKFNLTEACDFGGKTEASKPWVVPAK, encoded by the coding sequence ATGGAGGTCGAATCCCCCACCCTTGGTTTTCTGCTGCACGAAGTCGCGCGGTTGCTCAGGAAAAGGTTTGAGCAGATTTCCCGCGAATCCGGGTTGACGCGATCGCAATGGCAGGCACTGGCCTACCTGGCCCAGAACGAAGGCATCAACCAAAGCGGATTGGCAGAACTCCTCGACATAGAGCCGATCACCCTTTCGCGCATCTTGGACAAGCTAGAGGCCTGCGTACTGATCGAACGACATCCGGATTCGTCCGACCGGCGGGTCCGGATCCTCCGGCTTGCTCCGGCAGCCCGGCCAAAGCTGACGCAGGCGCGCAAGCTCGGCGACATCACCCGCCGCGAGGCGTTGACTGGTCTATCCGAGGCGGACGGTTTGCGCCTGCTGGAGACCCTCAAAGTTCTGAAATTCAACCTCACCGAAGCGTGCGACTTCGGTGGAAAAACAGAAGCGAGCAAGCCATGGGTAGTACCGGCGAAGTAA
- a CDS encoding nucleotide disphospho-sugar-binding domain-containing protein: MKVLIVSTPATGHLNPLLPIGRSLMEEHHEVVFLTGSALRQRIEGTGARFLAFPPQADLDLRDHHAVVPELKEIAPGPEWLRVALERIFVDTIPAQYAGMRRALRDVPADIIVGDDMMFGVVPMLLKPRSERPPIVLCGTSILHWRRDDGAPLFLGLPPASNQAQRDEYAAIARDYDRIVNQPIALRLNKILKELGVGPLSTDMYESVVELADAYMQLSVPGFEYPRDVPATVHFVGTPPIVPNQVPLPSWARDLDGSRKVVLVTQGTVANHDFGLLVRPTLAALATEPDLLVVATAGGRPVDAIPGPIPDNARVASYLPFEWILPKTDVFVTNGGYGSVNQALSFGIPIVTAGLTEDKADVNARIAWSGVGINLATNEPAPRALGEAVRTVLAKPTFRAHATAMAAEFARLDTRTEMLRIVSETARTGTWLRTWHKQPAW; encoded by the coding sequence ATGAAAGTCCTCATCGTGTCGACGCCCGCGACGGGGCATCTCAATCCGTTGCTTCCGATCGGCCGCAGCCTGATGGAAGAGCATCACGAGGTCGTGTTCTTGACCGGAAGCGCATTGCGTCAGCGCATCGAGGGCACTGGCGCAAGGTTTTTGGCCTTTCCACCGCAGGCAGATCTTGATCTTCGCGACCACCATGCGGTCGTCCCCGAGCTGAAGGAGATCGCCCCGGGGCCGGAATGGCTGCGTGTTGCCCTGGAGCGCATCTTTGTCGACACCATTCCCGCGCAGTATGCCGGGATGCGGCGGGCCCTGCGCGATGTCCCGGCAGATATCATCGTTGGCGATGACATGATGTTCGGCGTTGTCCCGATGCTGCTTAAGCCGCGCTCGGAACGACCGCCCATCGTTCTTTGCGGCACCTCGATCCTGCACTGGCGACGCGACGACGGCGCGCCACTTTTCCTGGGCCTGCCGCCCGCGAGCAACCAAGCGCAGCGCGACGAATATGCGGCGATCGCGCGCGATTATGACCGGATCGTCAACCAGCCGATCGCGCTTCGCCTGAACAAGATCCTGAAAGAGCTTGGTGTCGGACCGTTGTCGACGGACATGTACGAATCCGTCGTGGAGCTTGCCGATGCCTATATGCAGCTCTCGGTTCCGGGCTTCGAGTATCCGCGTGACGTTCCGGCCACGGTGCATTTCGTCGGTACGCCGCCGATCGTGCCGAACCAGGTACCGCTGCCGTCCTGGGCGCGCGATCTGGATGGCTCGCGCAAGGTGGTCCTGGTCACCCAGGGAACGGTAGCAAATCATGATTTTGGCCTTCTGGTCCGCCCCACCCTGGCGGCACTCGCGACGGAGCCCGACCTGCTCGTCGTTGCGACGGCAGGCGGTCGTCCAGTCGATGCGATCCCGGGTCCCATTCCCGATAACGCGCGAGTGGCAAGCTATCTGCCCTTTGAATGGATTTTGCCCAAGACCGACGTCTTCGTCACCAATGGCGGCTATGGCAGCGTGAACCAGGCGTTGAGCTTCGGGATCCCGATCGTCACCGCCGGGCTGACGGAAGACAAGGCCGATGTCAACGCGCGTATTGCGTGGTCCGGTGTCGGCATCAATCTCGCCACCAACGAGCCTGCACCGCGCGCTCTTGGCGAGGCTGTCCGCACCGTTCTGGCAAAGCCTACCTTTCGCGCGCATGCGACCGCGATGGCCGCCGAGTTCGCAAGGCTCGACACTCGGACAGAGATGCTTCGCATCGTCAGCGAGACCGCACGGACCGGCACCTGGCTCAGGACGTGGCATAAACAGCCCGCCTGGTGA
- a CDS encoding cupin domain-containing protein, with protein MNSKELSKKSLSEREREWSEVTRGERYIIRTTSEEANGAYSMLEVVADPRNGVPLHVHDNEEEHFIILEGKALIANGDCRAEAGAGSSVTISRGVPHAWCNPSEDARLRMLVLFTPGGLEELFRRNAGTEPADMIALAAKFGTRITGPALFDDLHTISSPRP; from the coding sequence ATGAATTCGAAAGAATTGTCCAAAAAGTCTTTGAGTGAACGAGAGCGCGAGTGGTCGGAGGTCACGCGCGGAGAGCGCTATATCATCCGCACAACTTCAGAAGAAGCGAACGGTGCCTATTCGATGCTGGAGGTTGTCGCGGACCCTCGAAACGGTGTGCCCCTGCACGTTCACGATAATGAGGAGGAGCACTTCATTATTCTGGAGGGTAAGGCCCTCATCGCGAATGGAGACTGTCGAGCGGAAGCCGGTGCCGGCTCGTCCGTCACCATCAGCAGAGGCGTACCTCATGCCTGGTGCAATCCTTCCGAAGACGCTCGCCTCCGCATGCTGGTGCTCTTCACCCCCGGAGGGCTCGAAGAGCTGTTCCGAAGAAATGCTGGGACCGAACCTGCCGATATGATCGCCCTGGCCGCTAAATTCGGCACTCGGATTACGGGCCCGGCGCTGTTCGACGACCTTCACACGATATCGTCGCCGCGGCCCTGA
- a CDS encoding DUF3455 domain-containing protein, whose translation MLTRLLFTFAALPLLAASAIAQDIPAKLAPPHKEPLVGKYAAKGVQIYVCTVKGGGSEWDFKAPEAKLIDAQGRPFAKHYAGPTWEAPDGSKIVGSILASEPAPKTGAIPWLLLSAASSGSGVLAGARFVQRVNTSGGVGPSGTCPTAGAERRVEYTADYIFYK comes from the coding sequence ATGCTCACCCGCTTGCTATTCACCTTCGCGGCTCTTCCGCTTTTGGCGGCTTCCGCGATCGCTCAGGACATTCCGGCCAAACTTGCGCCTCCGCATAAAGAACCGCTGGTCGGCAAATACGCCGCGAAAGGCGTTCAGATATATGTCTGCACCGTCAAGGGGGGCGGAAGTGAATGGGACTTTAAGGCCCCTGAGGCCAAGCTTATCGACGCGCAAGGCAGGCCGTTCGCCAAGCACTATGCCGGCCCAACCTGGGAAGCTCCTGATGGCTCGAAGATCGTCGGCAGTATCTTAGCGAGCGAGCCCGCTCCGAAGACGGGCGCAATTCCCTGGCTGCTATTGTCGGCAGCATCCTCTGGATCGGGAGTACTTGCCGGCGCGCGTTTCGTTCAACGGGTCAATACCTCCGGCGGAGTCGGCCCAAGCGGCACGTGTCCGACCGCCGGCGCGGAGCGGCGTGTCGAGTACACGGCTGACTACATCTTCTACAAGTGA
- a CDS encoding DUF1109 domain-containing protein, translating to MTSTDDLIHSLASTAGTPRRGASLQAVFAVTGAASLAFALLLLFSIIGIRQDFADMAVRMPFAFKVVYAGALVVGTSVVALYAATPGASATAICALLPAVILLTCGVIFDPTGFPIMGITRTAVAICVGRILFLSLPDMILTFVFMRKAAPTQPLFAGAVLGMHSGSIGALAYTLACRNDGTAFVAIWYAVACAIMAAVGAIVGHRVLRW from the coding sequence ATGACGAGCACCGATGACCTCATTCATTCCCTTGCGAGCACGGCCGGCACGCCGCGGCGGGGCGCTTCCCTCCAGGCCGTCTTCGCGGTCACCGGTGCCGCGTCGTTGGCCTTCGCGCTCCTTCTCCTCTTTTCGATCATCGGCATCCGCCAGGACTTCGCCGATATGGCGGTCCGCATGCCGTTCGCGTTCAAGGTTGTCTACGCAGGCGCCCTGGTGGTGGGGACGTCGGTCGTGGCGCTCTACGCCGCGACGCCCGGCGCATCCGCCACCGCAATATGCGCCCTATTGCCAGCAGTCATTCTTCTGACTTGTGGTGTCATATTCGATCCAACCGGGTTTCCGATCATGGGGATAACCAGGACTGCCGTTGCTATCTGCGTGGGCCGCATTCTTTTTCTTTCGCTGCCAGATATGATCCTGACCTTCGTCTTCATGCGGAAAGCCGCGCCGACGCAGCCCCTTTTCGCGGGAGCAGTCCTTGGAATGCATTCCGGATCTATCGGGGCTTTGGCCTATACCCTGGCATGCAGGAATGACGGCACGGCTTTTGTCGCGATCTGGTACGCAGTGGCCTGCGCCATCATGGCGGCCGTTGGCGCCATCGTTGGGCATCGTGTCCTGCGCTGGTGA
- the mdcA gene encoding malonate decarboxylase subunit alpha: MLDTIRRGADRASRLARAAALSGTSGKVFPANLATQLLEAIIEPGDRVTIEGDNQKQADFLASALAKVDPARVHDLHMVQSVLALPDHLAVFERGIANRLDFAFAGPQSRKLAELVANGTVKIGAIHTYLELYARMLVDLTPRVALIVADKADRNGNLYTGPNTEDTPTIAEAAAFRGGIVIAQVNEIVDRLPRVDVPGDWIDVVVPSPKPYLIDPLFTRDPAKIRNENVLMAMMAIAAVYEPYQVRRLNHGIGYATAAIELILPTYAAQRGLKGKIASHFVLNPHPTLIPAIEAGFVDSVYCFGSELGMERYVSNHADIFPVGADGNLRSNRALAQVAGQYACDLFIGGTLQIDAQGNSSTATKGRITGFGGAPNMGADPRGRRHDSPTWLRAGQEVGENLRGRKLVVQMVQTHQPNGAPSFVERLDAFDLAASAGFALPPVMIYGDDVTHVVTERGVANLLRCRSPQEREAALRAVAGDTEFGRQQLTEISDSLRRRGTVMSPSDLGIDVNTATRDWLAAQTIDDLVTASGGLYVPPAKFRPTTIPHG; this comes from the coding sequence ATGTTAGACACGATACGACGCGGAGCAGATCGCGCCTCCCGTCTCGCACGGGCTGCCGCGCTCAGCGGCACCAGCGGAAAAGTCTTCCCGGCCAATCTTGCCACGCAGCTGCTCGAAGCAATTATCGAGCCCGGCGACCGCGTGACGATCGAAGGCGACAATCAGAAGCAGGCGGATTTTCTCGCCTCCGCCCTGGCCAAGGTGGATCCGGCGCGGGTGCACGATCTGCACATGGTGCAGTCTGTGCTGGCGCTGCCCGACCATCTCGCCGTGTTCGAGCGTGGTATCGCTAACCGGCTGGATTTCGCCTTCGCGGGGCCGCAAAGCCGCAAGCTCGCCGAACTGGTCGCGAACGGGACGGTGAAGATCGGGGCGATCCATACCTATCTCGAACTCTACGCCCGCATGCTGGTCGACCTGACGCCGCGCGTGGCGCTGATCGTCGCCGACAAGGCGGATCGCAACGGCAACCTCTACACTGGCCCCAATACCGAAGACACGCCGACCATCGCCGAGGCGGCGGCTTTCCGCGGCGGCATCGTGATCGCACAGGTCAACGAGATCGTCGATCGGCTGCCGCGCGTCGACGTGCCCGGCGACTGGATCGATGTCGTGGTGCCGAGCCCGAAGCCCTATCTGATCGATCCGCTGTTCACGCGCGATCCCGCCAAGATCAGGAACGAGAACGTGCTGATGGCGATGATGGCGATCGCTGCAGTCTACGAGCCCTACCAGGTGCGGCGGCTCAATCACGGCATCGGCTATGCGACCGCGGCGATCGAACTGATCCTGCCAACCTACGCCGCCCAGCGTGGGCTGAAGGGAAAGATCGCCAGCCATTTTGTGCTGAACCCGCACCCGACCCTGATCCCCGCGATCGAAGCCGGTTTCGTCGACAGCGTCTATTGCTTCGGCTCCGAGTTGGGGATGGAACGCTACGTCTCGAACCACGCCGATATCTTCCCGGTCGGCGCCGACGGGAATCTGCGGTCCAACCGCGCGCTCGCACAGGTCGCCGGACAATATGCCTGCGACCTCTTCATCGGCGGCACGTTGCAGATCGATGCGCAGGGCAACAGCTCGACGGCCACCAAGGGCCGGATCACAGGCTTCGGCGGCGCACCGAACATGGGCGCCGACCCACGTGGCCGCCGCCACGACAGTCCGACCTGGCTGCGCGCAGGTCAGGAAGTCGGCGAGAACCTGCGCGGACGCAAGCTTGTGGTGCAGATGGTGCAGACCCATCAGCCGAATGGCGCACCGAGCTTTGTCGAACGGCTGGACGCGTTCGATCTCGCAGCCTCTGCCGGTTTTGCGCTACCGCCGGTGATGATCTATGGCGACGACGTCACTCATGTCGTCACCGAACGTGGCGTGGCCAACCTTTTGCGCTGCCGATCACCGCAGGAACGCGAAGCGGCATTGCGCGCCGTCGCTGGCGATACTGAATTCGGCAGGCAACAGTTGACCGAAATCAGCGACAGCCTGCGCCGCCGCGGCACCGTGATGTCCCCCTCCGACCTCGGCATCGATGTTAACACCGCAACCCGCGACTGGCTCGCGGCCCAAACCATCGACGACCTCGTGACGGCGTCAGGCGGACTCTACGTGCCGCCAGCGAAATTCCGACCGACCACGATCCCCCACGGTTAA
- a CDS encoding sigma-70 family RNA polymerase sigma factor, whose amino-acid sequence MRAERRGEAVVYERMLKEVATGLRRSLTPRLIRVGFGAHETEDLVQEILIGLHGKRHTWDPARPFLPWLHTIARYKLIDFVRHRRNDTRRRVDLPLDGWLEMVAPPADETNRSIWELDRHFAVLPVGQRKVVRAIAVEGASVRNVAQELATSEGVVRMTLHRAINRLLQAADTTPTNTRRSRSGHDEHR is encoded by the coding sequence ATGCGCGCCGAGCGGCGCGGCGAAGCCGTCGTATATGAGCGCATGCTCAAGGAAGTTGCGACTGGCCTGCGTCGATCGCTTACCCCGCGTCTCATTCGCGTGGGCTTCGGTGCGCATGAGACTGAAGATCTGGTGCAGGAGATACTCATAGGCCTGCACGGCAAGCGGCACACCTGGGATCCGGCTCGCCCGTTCCTGCCATGGTTACACACGATCGCTCGCTACAAGCTCATCGATTTCGTGCGCCACCGCCGAAATGACACGCGGCGGCGTGTCGATCTGCCTCTTGACGGTTGGCTCGAAATGGTTGCCCCGCCGGCCGACGAGACCAATCGCTCAATATGGGAGCTGGATCGCCACTTTGCGGTGCTGCCGGTTGGCCAACGCAAGGTCGTCCGGGCGATTGCGGTCGAAGGCGCGTCCGTCCGCAACGTCGCCCAGGAGCTTGCGACCAGCGAGGGCGTGGTCCGGATGACGCTACACCGCGCGATCAACCGTCTTCTGCAGGCTGCGGACACTACTCCGACGAACACACGACGCTCAAGGAGCGGGCATGACGAGCACCGATGA
- a CDS encoding amidohydrolase family protein, with amino-acid sequence MTNIFGRHQSGTCTYCHSSRRSFIGGAAALGVAAALFAKPSVAAPIATLIDTHHLFFPPAYQKAWLEWEEARQVPHFPSQVAWSKTKAIEAMDEAGIRAAVLSIASTPGVWFDLDAEKASQMARDCNDYAAEWMREKPGRFGLFATLSMIDIERTLKEIEYAFDTLRADGVGLQSSYGDKWLGDSKYKPVFDELNRRGAVVYVHPLVADCCGTLSVGTFPAVIAVPHDTTRCVTSLLLSGGFARWREIRWLFSHAGGTIPMMAGRIDAFYGKRPNLKEFAPEGILGELRRLNYDTANATSAPTIAALTKLVPASQITYGSDYPYFGLGQFETLEDAGLSAAELASIGSGNAARLIPRLRS; translated from the coding sequence ATGACAAACATATTTGGCCGTCACCAGTCTGGTACCTGCACTTATTGCCATTCGTCGCGCCGCAGCTTCATCGGGGGCGCCGCTGCCCTTGGCGTGGCTGCTGCCTTGTTCGCGAAACCGTCAGTAGCGGCACCGATCGCGACGTTGATCGACACCCATCACCTTTTTTTTCCACCGGCCTATCAGAAGGCGTGGCTCGAATGGGAAGAGGCACGCCAAGTGCCGCACTTTCCCTCTCAGGTGGCCTGGTCCAAAACCAAGGCGATCGAAGCGATGGACGAGGCAGGCATCCGAGCCGCGGTGTTGTCGATCGCATCGACCCCCGGGGTCTGGTTCGATCTCGATGCCGAGAAGGCCAGCCAGATGGCCCGTGACTGCAACGATTATGCCGCCGAATGGATGCGCGAGAAACCCGGCCGCTTTGGCCTGTTCGCGACGCTGTCGATGATCGACATCGAGCGAACGCTCAAGGAAATTGAATATGCGTTCGACACTCTGAGGGCGGACGGCGTCGGCCTCCAGTCGAGTTACGGGGACAAGTGGCTGGGCGATAGCAAATACAAGCCGGTGTTCGACGAGCTCAATCGGCGCGGCGCCGTCGTATACGTTCATCCCCTCGTTGCCGACTGTTGCGGCACCCTCAGCGTCGGCACGTTTCCTGCGGTCATTGCAGTTCCACACGACACCACGCGATGCGTCACCAGCCTCCTGCTCTCGGGCGGTTTTGCACGATGGCGCGAGATCCGGTGGCTGTTCTCACACGCCGGCGGAACAATCCCGATGATGGCCGGTCGTATCGACGCCTTCTACGGGAAACGTCCGAACTTGAAGGAGTTCGCGCCCGAGGGGATTCTTGGTGAACTGCGGCGGCTCAACTACGATACCGCCAACGCGACCAGCGCGCCGACGATCGCCGCTCTGACCAAGCTCGTGCCCGCGTCTCAAATCACCTACGGCAGTGACTATCCCTATTTCGGCCTGGGTCAGTTCGAGACCCTGGAAGACGCCGGTCTGTCCGCCGCCGAATTGGCGTCCATTGGCAGCGGGAATGCCGCCCGCCTCATTCCGCGACTTCGAAGCTGA
- a CDS encoding HlyD family secretion protein: protein MGSTGEVNPKRHGADVEKAILHSDPPGAEDKVYRLTRHPPEARDAPDTDAAAEPTAKERPDRRKSSGEPQHLPPSAAPGAPKKSRKRILMFALLPVALMVGGYLYVTGGAVMSTDNAYVQADMVGLSTDVSGIVTDVFVHDNQKVAKGDVLFKLDDLPFRLALDRAEAQIGNTRNDLVALQASYRNMQSQVEQAKTDVDFNNVNFKRQQQLITNDFTPRATFDAARNTLQASQQKLASLEAQLAGIAANLNNDPDAPIEDHPRYKDALAARNEAARQLSHTVVKAPFAGIVTNVPSLQPGQYLAAPGYTRLAETC, encoded by the coding sequence ATGGGTAGTACCGGCGAAGTAAATCCCAAACGGCACGGTGCCGACGTCGAAAAGGCCATCCTCCATAGTGATCCACCGGGCGCTGAGGACAAGGTCTATCGTTTGACGCGCCATCCGCCGGAGGCGAGGGATGCTCCAGACACTGATGCAGCCGCCGAGCCGACAGCGAAAGAGCGGCCGGATCGTCGCAAATCGTCTGGCGAACCGCAGCACCTGCCTCCGTCGGCCGCCCCGGGAGCACCGAAAAAATCGCGAAAGCGGATTTTGATGTTTGCCCTGTTGCCGGTGGCGCTGATGGTCGGCGGCTATCTCTATGTGACGGGGGGCGCTGTCATGTCGACTGACAACGCCTACGTCCAGGCCGACATGGTCGGATTGTCCACCGACGTTTCCGGGATTGTCACCGACGTGTTCGTTCACGACAACCAGAAGGTTGCGAAGGGCGACGTGCTGTTCAAGCTGGACGACCTGCCATTCCGGCTGGCGCTGGATCGCGCTGAAGCTCAGATCGGAAACACCCGGAACGATCTCGTCGCGCTGCAGGCCAGCTACCGCAACATGCAGAGTCAGGTCGAACAGGCCAAGACTGATGTCGATTTCAACAATGTCAACTTCAAGCGCCAGCAGCAGTTGATCACCAACGACTTCACCCCGCGGGCGACGTTTGACGCGGCCCGCAATACGCTGCAAGCATCGCAGCAGAAGCTGGCCTCGCTGGAAGCGCAACTTGCCGGAATCGCCGCAAACCTGAATAACGATCCGGATGCGCCGATTGAGGATCATCCGCGCTACAAGGATGCGCTGGCCGCGCGCAACGAGGCCGCGCGCCAGCTTTCCCATACCGTTGTCAAAGCACCCTTCGCAGGAATCGTGACCAACGTGCCGTCGTTGCAGCCTGGCCAATATCTCGCCGCACCAGGCTACACCCGGCTTGCCGAGACGTGCTGA
- a CDS encoding LysR substrate-binding domain-containing protein, whose product MLDFELLRAFVAVADCNGFHRAAERLNLTQSTVSQQIKRLELEIKRPLFRRTTRSVALTDDGEMLLSDARRLLQLEEAARHRLAAPRLSGMVRLGVVEEVAGGSLPSALGRFAKLHAGVKLEVQIGVSAELIEQLNAGRLDVVFAKRPLGTSKGRLVWREPLVWAAADTFDLVPGAALPLALYRERSVSREAALAALNNNELTWEIIYTSPSLTGVRAAALAGLAVTPLPASALIAGLRILGVEEGLPRLPDLEFAIYEKARPDKAAAALAAVLLTLAQGPSRPAI is encoded by the coding sequence ATGCTAGATTTCGAGTTGCTGCGTGCCTTTGTCGCCGTGGCTGATTGCAACGGTTTCCACCGCGCTGCCGAGCGGCTCAATCTGACGCAATCGACCGTGAGCCAGCAGATCAAGCGGCTCGAGCTCGAGATCAAACGGCCCTTGTTCCGGCGGACAACGCGCAGTGTCGCACTGACCGACGATGGCGAGATGCTGCTCAGCGACGCGCGTCGCCTGTTGCAACTTGAGGAAGCGGCGCGTCATCGCCTGGCGGCGCCGCGGCTGTCCGGCATGGTGCGTCTCGGCGTGGTCGAGGAGGTTGCCGGCGGCTCGCTGCCTTCGGCGCTCGGGCGCTTTGCCAAGCTCCATGCGGGCGTGAAGCTCGAGGTGCAGATCGGCGTCAGCGCGGAATTGATCGAGCAACTCAATGCGGGGCGGCTTGACGTCGTGTTCGCAAAGCGTCCGCTCGGAACCTCGAAAGGGCGCCTGGTGTGGCGTGAGCCGCTGGTCTGGGCCGCGGCCGACACGTTCGATCTTGTTCCGGGTGCGGCGTTGCCGCTGGCCCTGTACCGCGAGCGATCGGTCTCTCGCGAGGCTGCGCTCGCCGCGCTCAACAACAACGAACTGACCTGGGAGATCATCTATACCAGCCCCAGCTTGACAGGCGTACGCGCGGCGGCGCTCGCGGGCCTTGCCGTCACCCCACTTCCCGCAAGCGCGCTGATCGCGGGCTTGCGCATACTCGGTGTGGAAGAGGGGCTGCCGCGGCTTCCTGACCTTGAGTTCGCGATCTACGAGAAGGCCCGGCCCGACAAGGCCGCCGCGGCACTGGCTGCGGTTCTGCTGACCCTCGCCCAGGGGCCATCACGCCCGGCGATTTGA
- a CDS encoding LLM class flavin-dependent oxidoreductase, protein MNCEAVPALSFGIFDHLDHAGGSLREQYNDRLEIAAACDEAGFRAYHVAEHHGTPHGLAASPNLFLSAVAQRTRKMRLGPLVMLLNLYHPLRAFEEICMLDQLSGGRLDLGIGRGAVPLELSFFGVSPAEAQDRYSEAAEIVLKAMDTNTLTYSGRHFSFCDVPIALSTIQKPYPPLWYGAMKPETARWAAESSINIACVGKSGAIRAITDAYRAHWSTRPTQVMPLLGMVRIVVIAGSDVEARALAAPAYARWFKTFTFLSRTRNLPIPPNLPKSFEQALDDGFCLVGSPSTVRESLKNQVVEAGVTYLMCQLAFGDLPLAASLQTISAMRSTIIPDFAGWVGLT, encoded by the coding sequence ATGAATTGTGAAGCTGTGCCGGCCCTCAGCTTTGGGATTTTTGATCATTTGGATCACGCGGGTGGAAGCCTTCGCGAGCAGTACAACGATCGATTAGAAATCGCCGCGGCTTGCGATGAAGCTGGCTTCCGCGCTTATCACGTCGCTGAACATCACGGCACGCCACACGGTCTGGCGGCTTCACCCAATTTGTTCTTGTCCGCCGTGGCGCAACGCACCAGAAAAATGAGACTCGGACCATTGGTGATGTTGTTGAATCTTTATCACCCGCTGCGCGCTTTCGAGGAAATCTGCATGTTGGATCAGCTGAGTGGGGGCAGACTCGATCTTGGCATTGGCCGCGGCGCAGTTCCACTCGAACTTTCGTTTTTCGGCGTTTCGCCGGCGGAGGCGCAAGACCGCTACAGCGAGGCGGCCGAGATCGTTCTCAAGGCCATGGATACCAATACGCTTACGTACAGCGGTCGCCATTTCAGCTTCTGCGACGTGCCGATTGCGCTCTCAACGATCCAGAAACCCTATCCACCTCTGTGGTACGGGGCGATGAAGCCGGAGACGGCCCGATGGGCTGCCGAGAGTTCGATCAACATCGCTTGTGTCGGAAAGAGCGGCGCGATCCGGGCAATTACCGACGCGTATCGCGCCCACTGGTCAACCCGGCCAACGCAAGTCATGCCGCTGCTTGGTATGGTTCGCATTGTCGTGATTGCCGGGTCCGACGTTGAGGCGCGCGCTCTGGCCGCTCCAGCCTATGCGCGCTGGTTCAAGACATTCACCTTCCTGTCGCGCACCCGTAATTTGCCGATTCCGCCGAATCTGCCGAAGTCGTTCGAGCAAGCCCTGGACGACGGCTTCTGCCTGGTCGGATCACCTTCAACGGTGCGAGAATCGCTCAAGAACCAGGTCGTTGAGGCAGGTGTGACATACCTCATGTGCCAACTCGCTTTCGGAGATCTGCCGCTCGCTGCATCGCTCCAAACAATCTCGGCCATGCGCTCGACTATCATCCCGGACTTCGCTGGATGGGTCGGTCTGACCTGA